The Microbacterium sp. SORGH_AS_0862 region AGGGTCGCGGCGGAACGCCGAACGGTAGCCGTTGCCGCAGCGCTCGCAGCGGAACTCGAACTGGTAGCCGTCGGCGTTGGAGAGGTCGCTGAAGTTGTCGGTGAACGGCACGTGCTCAGACATGTGACTCCTGGGAGAGTCGGTCGGGTCCGAGGGGGAATCGGATGCCTCGTGCCGGTGCGCCCGGGCGCGATCTGCGTCCTGATCAGACGATAACACCGTGGATTCGGGGTCCAGAACCGCTGTGGATTGCCGCATCCTCTCGGTCAGTGGGCGAGGCTCGAGACGAGGTTGATGGTCGCCGCGACGACCACGACGCCGAGGAGGAACGACAGGAGCGCATGGCGAAGGGCCTCGCGTCGGATGGTGCTGCTGGTGATGGTGGTGTCCGACACCTGGTACGTCATGCCGAGGGTGAACGCGAGGTAGGCGAAGTCGCGGTAGGCGGGGGGATCCGGCTGGTTGAAGTCGATGCCGCCGTGCTGTGCGTAGTAGAGCGCGGCGTAGCGGAGGCTGAAGAGCACGTGGATGAGGAACCACGACGACGCCACGGTGACGACCGCGATGCCGGCCAGTTCGAGCCGGGCGGAGTTCGAGCTCACGGTGCCCGCCTCCACCAGCACGAGCGCGATGGCCCCGAAGCTTGCGAGACTGGCCAGCACCAGCAGGGTCTGCGCGGTTGTCCGGGTCGGATCCTCGCGCGTCGCGTGCTGCTCGGTCTGGACGGCGTCCAGCCGCAGGATGCCGAGCCACACCCACGCCGAGAAGGTGCCGGCCCCCGCGATCCAGCCGATGGCAGGGG contains the following coding sequences:
- a CDS encoding DUF1345 domain-containing protein is translated as MSTPATDFSSRRHRAGWRVTLLFGVFFVVTVAVGLTSSWIYAPAIGWIAGAGTFSAWVWLGILRLDAVQTEQHATREDPTRTTAQTLLVLASLASFGAIALVLVEAGTVSSNSARLELAGIAVVTVASSWFLIHVLFSLRYAALYYAQHGGIDFNQPDPPAYRDFAYLAFTLGMTYQVSDTTITSSTIRREALRHALLSFLLGVVVVAATINLVSSLAH